From the genome of Sulfurovum sp. NBC37-1, one region includes:
- the ffh gene encoding signal recognition particle protein — protein sequence MFDTLTDSFKNAIGKIRFHDDEKALKKATAELKKSLLKADVHHKVVKDLISSVELETKKNGVGKDNFLKALQDKLTDILTIEGAPKGFTFASKPPTVVLMIGLQGSGKTTTTGKLAYFLKEQKKKKVLVVAADLQRLAAVEQLRQITSQIDVDLVADENATPTEIVKRALKKAEDELYDVVLIDTAGRLAIDDELMDELAEVKKVANPDELFYVADAMTGQDAVRTAQTFKDKIGITGVILTKFDGDSKGGVALGLTQQVGVPLRFIGAGEKMPDLEQFIPDRIVSRLMGAGDVESLAEKAAAAIDPKEAKRMTQKIKKGQFNFNDFLDQMEQMKKLGSMKSIMGMIPGMGNMAKQIGDMDLENSDEIKMIKAMVSSMTPKERENPDLLNNTRKRRLAAGSGLSQMQVNRQLKQFKSAAKMAKKMSGKGGMKQMQDMMKQMQGGGGFPGMTR from the coding sequence ATGTTCGATACGTTAACCGACAGTTTTAAAAATGCCATTGGAAAGATCCGTTTTCACGATGATGAAAAGGCACTGAAAAAAGCCACTGCAGAGCTTAAAAAATCACTTTTGAAAGCAGATGTACATCACAAAGTGGTCAAAGATCTCATCTCCAGCGTTGAGTTGGAGACGAAAAAGAACGGTGTTGGGAAAGACAATTTTCTCAAAGCGCTTCAGGACAAACTGACAGATATACTGACCATAGAAGGTGCACCGAAAGGTTTTACTTTCGCTTCCAAACCACCGACCGTTGTATTGATGATCGGTCTTCAGGGATCGGGTAAAACAACCACGACAGGTAAATTGGCTTATTTTCTCAAAGAGCAGAAAAAGAAAAAAGTGTTGGTGGTTGCAGCGGACCTTCAGAGGCTTGCGGCTGTAGAACAGCTCAGGCAGATCACCTCGCAGATCGATGTGGATCTGGTAGCCGATGAGAATGCTACACCGACAGAGATCGTTAAAAGAGCTTTGAAGAAAGCGGAAGATGAACTGTATGATGTCGTACTCATAGATACGGCCGGCCGTCTGGCTATCGATGATGAGTTGATGGATGAGCTTGCCGAGGTGAAAAAAGTCGCCAATCCGGACGAACTCTTCTATGTGGCGGATGCCATGACGGGGCAGGATGCTGTCAGAACGGCACAGACCTTTAAAGATAAGATCGGTATTACCGGTGTGATCCTCACCAAGTTCGACGGTGACTCCAAAGGGGGCGTGGCACTGGGGCTCACACAGCAGGTAGGTGTACCGCTCCGCTTTATCGGTGCAGGTGAGAAGATGCCTGACCTCGAGCAGTTCATCCCTGACCGTATCGTCAGCCGTCTGATGGGTGCAGGAGATGTAGAGTCTCTTGCGGAGAAAGCCGCCGCTGCGATCGACCCAAAAGAAGCCAAACGTATGACGCAGAAGATCAAGAAAGGTCAGTTTAACTTTAATGACTTCCTTGATCAGATGGAGCAGATGAAAAAGCTGGGAAGTATGAAGTCCATTATGGGAATGATTCCGGGTATGGGTAACATGGCTAAGCAGATCGGAGACATGGACCTTGAGAATTCAGATGAGATCAAAATGATCAAAGCGATGGTCTCCTCCATGACGCCAAAAGAGAGAGAAAATCCGGACCTTCTCAACAATACACGTAAAAGACGTTTGGCAGCAGGTTCCGGTCTAAGTCAAATGCAGGTCAACCGCCAACTCAAGCAGTTCAAGTCTGCTGCTAAAATGGCAAAGAAGATGTCAGGTAAGGGCGGTATGAAGCAGATGCAGGATATGATGAAGCAGATGCAGGGCGGTGGCGGCTTCCCGGGAATGACACGTTAA
- the rpsP gene encoding 30S ribosomal protein S16, translated as MTMIRMTRMGRKKKPFYRIVVTDSRKRRDGGWIEAIGHYNPVSENKELTLDEERLNYWLSVGAQMSPTVKRLAGKK; from the coding sequence ATGACAATGATCAGAATGACAAGAATGGGTAGAAAAAAGAAGCCATTTTACAGAATCGTAGTAACAGACAGTAGAAAAAGAAGAGACGGTGGCTGGATCGAAGCGATCGGTCACTACAACCCGGTCTCTGAGAACAAAGAGCTTACGCTTGATGAAGAGAGATTGAACTACTGGCTTTCTGTCGGTGCACAAATGAGCCCGACTGTAAAAAGACTTGCAGGTAAAAAATAG